In Vigna angularis cultivar LongXiaoDou No.4 chromosome 8, ASM1680809v1, whole genome shotgun sequence, the DNA window AGATGTGGCAGTGGAGGAGAGGCAGCGTGGAGGAGAGGCAGCACCGTGGAAAATGGAATATGAGAGTGAgaaaggtgcttggaaggtggctagagggagtccttggactctctagccttgactctcaaaagagaattgtttctggtttcagaaaactcaattctcattaatttcaaaagtCCCAATACAAGAtaggagctgggtatttatagtaacccatgctccttacaagctaaaatacgtgcacaataaaaatgtaaaaactacaaaaagagGACACTGATAAAACACATCAGGCACGATTCCATCACTTAgtctttttccattttccatGGCAGGAAATGCCAAGaaatggttaaattcttttcctaAGGGAAGTCTGACAGGTTGGGATGACGTTGTGTCAAAGTTTTTGCAGAAGTATTTCCCTCaatcaaaaataaacaaaggcaagcaagagatatcCTCTATCCAACAGGAACCTGAAGAGACTTTGAGTCAGACATGGGATAGGTTTAAGGGattattaagaaagactcccataCATGGATTTGATGTCCCCACTCAATTGAACCTGTTCTTAGGAGGTTTAAAATCTCACAcaaaattgatgctagatgcctcagcaggaggtaACATTAGGTGGAAGACACCTGATGAAGCtcatgaaattattgaaaatatggcatCTAGTGACAATGATGTTCAAAGTGAGAGAGGACAAAATCAAAAGAGGGGAATGTTTAAGTTGCAATCCCAAGATGCCTTATTagcccaaaataaaattatgactcAACAGCTTGAGTCTCTGATGAAAAAGGTATCACAACTAGAAATCCAAAATGTATCACAGGCACAACATATTGTGCAAGGGGTTGAACTGTGTGGTGGAGAGCACCAAAATGGACAGTGTGCTATTCTCACCAATGCTAAGGAAGAGGTCAATTACATGGGAAATCAAAGCCGTCAAGGCAATTATGGAAAttataatcaaggatggagacctcatcctaGCATGGGTCAGGCTAGTTCCAGTAGACCACCTCCACAGTTTCAACAACAACCCACTCTTTCTGATAGGACAtcaaaactggaagaaactcttcaacaatttatgcagatGTCCATATCAAATCAAAAGAGCACAGATGCATCTCTAAGAAATTTAGAAGTTCAAATGGGTCAGTTGGCCAAGAAACTGGAAGAGAAGCCTGTTAATACATTTGGAGCTAACACTGAACTAAATCCAAAAGAGCACTGTAAAGCTATAACAACAAGGAGTGGTAAAGTGTTAGACAGTGTAGTTGTGGGGCAAGAGGATCAAAAGGAAAATTTAAATGAGGAAcagaaagataaagaagaagaagtggaagagcagaaagataaaaataaaaaaattgaaaagagcCAAAAAGGAAAACAGATTGTGAATCCTTTACCATACCCAAATATATAttctagaaaggaaaaagaaagtcaATTTTCTAGATTTATGGCTCTCTTCAACAAGCTGGAAATTACAATTCCCTTTTCTGAAGCACTTCAACAGATGCCCTCTTATGCTAGATTCATGAAAGATCTGTTGACCaagaagagaaagtatattgaggaagaaacaaTAGAGGTGCAAGGGAATTGTAGTGCCATCATCAAAAAACTTCTACCACCAAAATTCAAAGACCCtggaagttttactattccatGTACAATTGGAAAACTCCCTATTGGAAAAGCATTGATAGACTTAGGggcaagcattaatttgatgcctttatctaTGTTAAAGAAAATAGGAGACATGGAAGTAAAACCAACAAGGATGACTCTACAATTAGCAGATAGGTCTTTAAAATACCCATATGGAGTTATTGAAGACGTACTGGTGAAAGTTGATAAGTTTACTTTTCCAGTAGATTTTGTTATTCTTGATATGGAGGAGGATACTGAAGTCCCCCTAATATTGGGTAGACCTTTCATGAAAACTGCTAGAGTCataattgatgttgatgatggtcaTTTGAAGGTGAGGCTACATGATGAAACAATAACCTTTAATGTTGTGGAGGCTATGCAACATCCAAAAGATAAAGGGAACTGTTTCAGAGTTGAAGTACTGGATGATGTAGTTGAGACTGTAAAAAATCAGATGTATGTGAAATCCCCTTTAGAGCGTGTATTGGTTGATGCTTGTGAAGAGCTTACTGTtgaagaagaatctgaagtGGAAGAGATTTCACAACatctagaaaaattaaaagaagagaaTTCCACTGATGTGAGAGTGGAAAAATTGGAAAAGGTTGACTTGGATGATCAGGAAAAAATGGAATTAAAAGTGCTTCCTGATCATCTCAAGTATgtgtttttagaagaaaattcTAAGAAGCCTGTGATCATAAGCAATTcttgaaagagaataaaaaggcAATAGGTTGGCACATCTCTGATTTGAAAGGCATAAGTCCAACCTACTGCATGCATAAGATCATGATGGAACAGGATTATAAACCCATAGCACAACCACAGAGGAGATTGAATCCAAATCTAAAAGAGGTGGTGAGAAAGGAAGTGCTTAAATTGCTTGAAGCAGGAATGATTTATCCTATCTCAGATAGTGCTTGGGTGAGTCCTGTACATGTTGTTCCTAAAAAAGGGGGTATGACTGTTGTTCAGaatgataagaatgaattaATTCCTACAAGAACAGTCACAGGGTGGAGAATGTGTATTGACTACCGAAAATTAAATCAATCCACcaggaaagatcattttcctcttcctttcatggatcaaatGTTGGAAAGGCTAGCATGACAAGCCTACTATTGTTTCCTGGATGGGTATTCAGGATATAATCAAATAGTAGTGAATCCAGAGGACCAAGAAAAGACCGCTTTCACTTGTCCCTTTGGTGTGTTCGCATACCGAAGGATGCCTTTTGGTCTCTGTAATGCTCCTGCTACATTCCAACGTTGCATGCTAGCCATCTTTTCTGATTTGGTAGAGAAttgcattgaagtattcatggatgatttctcagtttttggaaaaTCATATGATTTATGCCTAGAGAACCTGGATGTAGTTTTGAAGAGATGCATTGCCACGAACCTTGTTCtaaattgggaaaaatgtcaCTTTATGGTTCATGAGGGAATTGTCTTAGGACATAAGATCTCATCCAGGGGAATAGGTGTAGATCAAGCAAAAGTTGATGTGATTAAAAAGTTACCGCCTCCTATGAATGTCAAAGGGGTAAGGAGCTTTCTTGGACATGTTGGTTTTTACAGGAGATTCATAAAAGATTTTTCCAAGATAGCTAAACCCCTTTGTAATCTGCTTGTGAAGGACACTACTTTTGAACTTGATGGAGAGTGCCAGAAAGCTTTTGAAGTCTTGAAAGAGAAGTTGATATCAGCCCTTGTTGTAGTCGCACCAAATTGGACTCAAAATTTTGAGTTAATGTGCGATGCTAGTGACTATGCTATTGGGGCTATATTGGGACAGAGACGTGGTAAAGTTTTTCACGTTATTCATTATGCCAGTAAAGTTCTGAATGGTGCACAATTGAATTATGCCACAACTGAAAAAGAATTTTTGGCAATTGTGTATGCTCTTGAAAAGTTTAGACCTTATCTGATAGGATCTAAAGTTATCATTTACACTGACCATTCAGCCATAAAATACTTATTGGCAAAGTCTGATTCAAAGCCACGCCTCATAAGATGGGTTTTACTGTTACAGGAATTTGATCTTGAGATAAAAGACAAAAAGGGGAGCGAGAATGTCATTGCTGATCACTTGTCTCGCCTCCTTAACACTGAGGTGACTGAGAAAGAAGGAGAAATTAAGGGAGAATTTATTGATGAGCGTCTGATGCTCATACAACAGAGGCCATGGTTTGCAGATATGGCTAATTTTAAGGCTGCAGGAATTCTCCCTGATGACTTGACTTGGCAGCAAAAGAAGAAGTTTCTACATGATTCCAAAGAATAtctttgggatgatccttatctCTTCAAGTTGGGTGCTGACCACTTACTGAGGCGGTGTGTAACAGCAGAGGAAGCTGGTGGTATCCTATGGCATTGTCATAATTCGCCATATGGAGGACACTATAATGGAGAAAGGACAGCCGCAAAAGTGCTTCAATCTGGGTTCTTTTGGCCTACCTTGTTCAAAGATGCACATGCTCATGCTAGAGGGTGTGACAAATGCCAAAGAACAGGAAGCATATCAAAAAGACATGAGATGCCACTGCAGGCAATTTTAgaagttgaaatatttgattgttggggAATGGACTTTATGGGACCACTACCTTCTTCCtacaacaatgaatatattttagtagcagtggattatgtcaGTAAGTGGGTGGAAGCTGCAGCATGCCAGAAGAATGATGCCAAGATTGTTGTCAAATTTCTCAAGAGGCAAATCTTCTGTAGATTTGGTGTACCTAGGATCCTCATAAGTGATGGAGGGTCACATTTCTGTAACGCTCAATTGGCTAAGGTCTTAACACATTATGATGTGAGGCACAAGATTGCTTCACCGTATCATCCTCAGACCAATGGCCAAGCTGAAGTTTCTAACAGGGAAATCAAAAGAATCCTTGAAAAGACTGTTTcatcatcaagaaaggattgggcTGCAAAATTAGATGATGTCCTGTGGGCATATATGACGGCCTTAAAGACTCCTGTGGGGCTAACTCCCTTCCAGTTAGTCTATGGCAAGTCATGTCATCTCCCAGTTGAGATGGAACATAAAGCATATTGGGCACTAAAATTTCTTAACTTTGATTCTTCTCTTTGTGCAGGAAAAGGAAAACTTCAGTTgcaagagttggaggaaatGAGGATGATTGCTTATGATTCTTCAAAGAAATATAAAGAAAGGGTCAAACTGTACCATGATAAGAAGCTGATAAAGAGAGATTTCCAACCTGGACAACAGGTATTGTTGTTCAATTCCAGATTCAAACTGTTTCCAGGTAAGTTGAAATCTAAATGGTCTGGTCCCTTTGTGATAAAGGCAGTCAAGCCTTATGGTGCTATTGAACTAATGGATCCAAATTCTGAGAATTCAAATAAAACCTGGATTGTAAATGGTCAGATATTGAAACATTATTTAGGTGGAGAGGTTAAACGCCTCACCACAATTATTAATTTCTCTGAACCATGAACtgtttgggtcaagctagtgacgttaaagaagcgatTACTAGGAGGCACCCTAGCACATGTttgtatatatttgtgtttgttgATTGTGTTTCTATAATTGTTAAGTTTAAGTGTGGAGAGGAAGTGCTAAGATACTCGAGGAATGAGTTTTGACGCTCTATTCGCACAACGCACAGCTGAGGTGCGCTATGCGACTAGATTATTTTATGAAGCAGTGATTTATTCGCACAACGAATTTCATGCGCTCtacgagagagaaaaagaaattgttttgaGATTGAAGTTCGCATAACGATTACATTCGCTTTGcgatttaaaagtttaatttttctctttgcGGAAGTATTCGCATAGCACATTTGATAAGCAGGGCGAATAAAATCACTAGAGCAACTTGAACatttaattcgcatagcgcacaatTTGCGCTATGCTACCAAAAATTTTGAGAGTGAGATCTGtcaaaattcgcatagcgcaagTGGTAAACTCTGTCAAAATTTGCACAGCGAAATTTTGCGCAGAGCGAATTACATGAGAGTGGTTTGAGTTGTGttttaattcgcatagcgcataGCTGAAATGCACTCTGCGAATTatgttcaaaaaaaaaataataataaaagcaGAAAACGCAAGAAATTCGCACAGCGCGCAGTtgtggtgcgctatgcgaattgaCTCGTtcagttatattttttaaaacctacTTCTTCTCCAATCTCATTTTACCATTCTTCATTTTACCCTAGCCACCATTCTCTTCCATTTTCGCACAACGGACGTATCCTTCCTCTCTGCCAATTTCTCCACTTTATCTCCATTGCCAACATTTCACTTTCTGCTTTGCTTCAAGTGCCTTTTCACTCTCTGATCTTGTTCACTGATCTTGGTCACTCTCCATAGGTTTCATTTTCTACTCTCCATTTGATTCTTTGTTTTTAATGTTCATAGGAGTATAATAGGAGTTTCGGTCTGATTGAATGCTCTCTTGAACCACTGTGTGAATATACACTTTCAAGCACCATCTGTTTATGCATATCCATGACTGTCATTTGATCTCTGATGGATGTCCTCTGCACTGTCTCTCGCTAGGCGACACATTTGCATAGCGAATTAGAGGTCTGGTTTTCTGAACATGAAATTCGCCTGGCGAGAAAGTCGCAAAGCGAATTATAGGTTTTATTTCTGATATGAAATTCGCACAGCGACTCTGGTCGCATAGCGAATGGCCCCTGAGTGATGACACCTATTTCGCCTTTTTCGCATAGCGACACATTAGCATAGCGAATTAGTCTTGACAGCAGACACTGAAAGTgcaaattcgcatagcgcacgcTGGCGCATAGCGAATTCCATTTGCCAGCAACTGTGTTTTGAGCTATTCACTTGCTCTGACCCATTTTCCATAATTGTTTGCACTGTGCATTATTTCTTGCAGATGGCACCTCCCAAGAGCAcacaagaaaagaagaggaagaccaCCCGAGGGTCTTCTTCTAGATCCCAACCTGCAGAAGCCCAAGAGGAGAACCTTGTCCTGAACTATGCTCAGGACCGTTTTATTCCAGAGGCACATTCTGATAGGTTCCATCAGATTATTATGGGCAAGGCATTATTACCTGAGAGGAGGGTTGAATTGAAACCTGACGAGTATGACCATATCCAGGAAGAATTGGAGAAGAGAAGATggaattttgttttagccaGCCTTCCAGATGAGATTGATGAAGTCTTGGTTAAAGAATTTTATGCAAATGCTTGGGAACCTGACCACTCTCAGCCTCACTCTAGAGTTTCAAAAGTGAGAGGCAAGCTAGTACGCTATGATCGCAGATTAATGAACAGGATTCTGAATACACTGATGTTTCAGCCATGCCCTCTAGGTGCTTTTATGTCTAGCTATCCTGATCATGACCTTATTGCCTCCACTTTATGCCTTCCCGGATATGGCTATCAGCTTGGCACTAGTGGGACACCAGTGAGAATATTAAGGAAACATTTGAATTCACTAGCCACTATCTGGAGTCTCTTCACATTCACCAACATCTGTCCCAATTCTCATACTTCCGACATCAATCTGGAAAGGTCGTATATGGTATATGGAATTATCACAGGGATTGACATGGATGTGGGAGCTTATATCTCTCAAGAAATGGCACTGATTGCTGATAATGATACATGTAAGCTTGGATTTCCTGCCTTGGTGATAGCATTGTGCAAGGCCAGTGGAGTATCTGGAGTTTCTGATATCACTTTGAAACTTCAACCCCCTCTCAATAAGAAATTCTTTGATAGGAATTGCAGCAACAAGGAAGAGTTCTCTGTTATGAATGCTCCTCCTCCAGTTCCCCCTCCACGCCGAAATGTTAGA includes these proteins:
- the LOC128193730 gene encoding uncharacterized protein LOC128193730, which encodes MAGNAKKWLNSFPKGSLTGWDDVVSKFLQKYFPQSKINKGKQEISSIQQEPEETLSQTWDRFKGLLRKTPIHGFDVPTQLNLFLGGLKSHTKLMLDASAGGNIRWKTPDEAHEIIENMASSDNDVQSERGQNQKRGMFKLQSQDALLAQNKIMTQQLESLMKKVSQLEIQNVSQAQHIVQGVELCGGEHQNGQCAILTNAKEEVNYMGNQSRQGNYGNYNQGWRPHPSMGQASSSRPPPQFQQQPTLSDRTSKLEETLQQFMQMSISNQKSTDASLRNLEVQMGQLAKKLEEKPVNTFGANTELNPKEHCKAITTRSGKVLDSVVVGQEDQKENLNEEQKDKEEEMPSYARFMKDLLTKKRKYIEEETIEVQGNCSAIIKKLLPPKFKDPGSFTIPCTIGKLPIGKALIDLGASINLMPLSMLKKIGDMEVKPTRMTLQLADRSLKYPYGVIEDVLVKVDKFTFPVDFVILDMEEDTEVPLILGRPFMKTARVIIDVDDGHLKVRLHDETITFNVVEAMQHPKDKGNCFRVEVLDDVVETVKNQMYVKSPLERVLVDACEELTVEEESEVEEISQHLEKLKEENSTDVRVEKLEKVDLDDQEKMELKVLPDHLKYVFLEENSKKPVIISNS